One genomic window of Bacillus mycoides includes the following:
- the resA gene encoding thiol-disulfide oxidoreductase ResA, with the protein MKKNRLLFRVIILLILSGAVGFTLYQGFFTDKEKMQIGKEAPNFVVTDLEGKNIELKDLKGKGVFLNFWGTWCKPCEKEMPYMNELYPKYKEKGVEIIALDADETDIAVKNFVKQYDLKFPVAIDKGQKIIGTYGVGPLPTTFLIDKEGKVVEQIIGEQTKEQLEEYLKKITP; encoded by the coding sequence ATGAAAAAAAATCGCTTATTATTTCGTGTTATCATTTTGCTCATTTTAAGCGGTGCGGTAGGGTTTACGCTATATCAAGGATTTTTTACTGATAAAGAGAAAATGCAAATTGGAAAAGAAGCACCTAACTTTGTTGTAACTGATTTAGAAGGAAAGAATATTGAATTAAAAGATTTAAAGGGAAAAGGTGTATTTTTAAATTTTTGGGGAACTTGGTGTAAACCTTGTGAAAAAGAAATGCCTTATATGAATGAGTTATACCCGAAATATAAAGAAAAAGGCGTTGAAATTATTGCCTTAGATGCAGATGAAACGGATATCGCAGTGAAAAACTTTGTGAAACAATATGATTTGAAATTCCCAGTTGCAATTGATAAAGGGCAAAAGATCATAGGTACATATGGAGTAGGCCCATTACCAACAACCTTTTTAATTGATAAAGAAGGCAAAGTAGTAGAGCAAATTATAGGTGAGCAAACGAAGGAACAATTGGAAGAGTACTTAAAGAAAATTACTCCATAA
- the resB gene encoding cytochrome c biogenesis protein ResB: MKEIKCECGHVNPIGTIFCEACGKPFESNENMKLLDMRYEGSARRSLTHTKTIVDKIWSFFSSVKVGVWLIVITLAASAIGTIFPQEMYITPGIEPAEYYKTEYGFLGQLYYQLGFNNLYGSWWYMILIASIGISLVICSLDRVIPLYKALKKQGVKRHPSFLKRQRVHGTGTPHEGDLERVQINLKKRNYNVKVEDGNVLAEKGRFSRWGPYVNHIGLIIFLFGAMLRFLPSMYVDEALWLRDGETKEIPGTDGQYYLKNEKFIKEVYDKSKDKEVFDEAIDRVGDKMIAKNFQTNAVLYKAVGENIAGQKPKLEKVKEAEIRVNEPLKFDQFAVYQVDYKESEFKSMSFHLQNKENNQKWGPIKVDLANPTEKYDLGNGYSLELLSYFPDFYFDENGRPNTKTKLPNNPAFVFKMFTPETPDGEVSFVGIQQNIEPDGNNKYKMSFAGVEMQNATALTVRKDLTLWILGIGGFIFMVGVIQGMYWNHRRIWIQRVNDEWWVAGHTNKNWFGLKKDIERVLEGTAIPQPHDKINDKKTS; the protein is encoded by the coding sequence TTGAAAGAGATTAAGTGTGAATGTGGACATGTTAATCCGATAGGAACCATTTTTTGTGAAGCATGTGGGAAACCATTTGAAAGTAATGAAAATATGAAATTATTGGATATGAGATATGAGGGGAGTGCCCGGAGATCTCTCACACATACAAAAACGATAGTCGATAAAATTTGGAGTTTTTTCTCTTCTGTAAAAGTAGGGGTATGGTTAATTGTAATAACTTTAGCTGCATCGGCAATAGGAACTATCTTTCCCCAAGAAATGTACATAACTCCAGGAATCGAACCAGCTGAATATTATAAAACCGAGTATGGATTTTTAGGACAATTATACTATCAATTAGGATTTAATAATTTATATGGATCATGGTGGTACATGATTTTAATTGCTTCCATTGGTATTTCACTTGTTATATGCAGTTTAGACCGTGTCATTCCTCTTTATAAAGCTTTAAAAAAACAAGGGGTGAAAAGACACCCAAGTTTTTTAAAAAGACAGAGAGTGCACGGGACTGGTACGCCGCATGAAGGTGACTTAGAACGAGTTCAAATTAATTTAAAGAAACGTAATTATAATGTGAAAGTGGAAGACGGGAACGTTTTAGCGGAAAAGGGACGTTTTTCCCGTTGGGGTCCATATGTAAACCATATTGGTCTTATTATCTTTCTATTCGGTGCAATGCTACGTTTTTTACCGAGTATGTATGTAGATGAAGCACTTTGGTTACGTGACGGTGAAACGAAAGAAATACCAGGAACAGATGGTCAATACTATTTGAAAAACGAAAAGTTTATCAAGGAAGTTTATGATAAGAGTAAGGATAAAGAAGTTTTTGATGAAGCAATTGATCGTGTTGGTGATAAAATGATTGCGAAAAACTTCCAAACAAATGCTGTATTATATAAAGCGGTAGGAGAAAATATAGCAGGTCAAAAACCAAAATTAGAAAAGGTAAAAGAAGCTGAAATTCGAGTGAATGAGCCACTGAAATTTGATCAATTTGCTGTTTATCAAGTGGATTACAAAGAAAGTGAATTTAAAAGCATGTCTTTCCATTTGCAAAACAAAGAAAATAATCAAAAGTGGGGACCGATTAAAGTAGATTTAGCGAATCCTACAGAAAAATATGATTTAGGAAATGGGTATTCTCTAGAACTATTAAGCTATTTTCCTGATTTTTATTTTGATGAGAATGGAAGGCCGAATACGAAAACGAAATTACCGAATAATCCTGCATTCGTCTTTAAAATGTTTACCCCGGAAACACCAGATGGTGAAGTTAGTTTCGTCGGTATTCAGCAAAACATAGAGCCTGACGGGAATAATAAATATAAAATGTCATTTGCAGGTGTGGAAATGCAAAATGCAACAGCTCTTACAGTAAGAAAAGATTTGACGCTTTGGATTCTCGGTATTGGAGGATTTATATTTATGGTTGGTGTGATTCAAGGTATGTATTGGAACCATCGCCGTATTTGGATACAACGTGTTAATGATGAATGGTGGGTTGCAGGCCATACGAATAAAAATTGGTTCGGCTTAAAGAAAGATATTGAAAGAGTACTAGAAGGAACAGCGATTCCACAACCACACGATAAAATAAATGATAAAAAAACTAGTTAA
- the spmA gene encoding spore maturation protein SpmA gives MVNLVWAAMAVIGIVYAMINGTMEEVTKAVFEGSKDAVTICIGLISVLVFWLGLMKIAEEAGLLKKLVSLFMPIVKRLFPEIPKDHPSMGFILSNMMANFFGLGNAATPLGIKAMEQLKELNGGKDSASRSMVTFLALNTSAITLIPTTVISIRMTYESANPTEIVGVTFIAQVLSMIGAIWIDRYFYRRRSRKGRKK, from the coding sequence ATGGTTAATCTCGTATGGGCAGCGATGGCAGTTATAGGGATTGTATATGCCATGATAAATGGAACGATGGAAGAAGTGACCAAAGCAGTGTTTGAAGGGTCAAAAGATGCTGTAACGATTTGTATTGGACTTATTAGTGTTTTAGTATTTTGGCTCGGTTTAATGAAAATTGCTGAGGAAGCTGGATTGTTAAAGAAGTTAGTATCACTTTTTATGCCGATAGTAAAAAGATTATTTCCAGAAATACCGAAGGATCACCCGTCAATGGGATTCATTTTATCAAATATGATGGCGAACTTTTTTGGGTTAGGTAATGCAGCAACACCTTTAGGTATTAAAGCAATGGAACAACTGAAAGAGTTAAATGGTGGAAAGGATTCAGCAAGTCGTTCTATGGTGACGTTTCTAGCATTAAATACTTCAGCAATTACATTAATTCCGACTACTGTCATTTCGATTCGAATGACTTATGAATCAGCAAACCCTACTGAAATCGTTGGCGTAACATTTATAGCACAAGTGTTATCGATGATTGGAGCGATTTGGATTGACCGCTATTTTTACCGGAGAAGGAGTAGAAAGGGGCGGAAAAAATGA
- the spmB gene encoding spore maturation protein SpmB, which translates to MSIVNTISLWVIPCVIGFILLYGTIKKVPTYESFVEGGKEGIQIAVSILPFMVGMLVSISIFRASGALDAMISVMKPMLDLIHVPAEIVPLALIRPISGSAGLSITTDLIATYGPDSFIGRLASTMQGSTDTTFYILTVYFGAVGIRKMGDALKVGLFADLIGIICSIVFVSLLFR; encoded by the coding sequence ATGAGTATTGTAAATACAATTTCATTATGGGTAATTCCTTGTGTAATTGGTTTTATCCTTTTGTATGGCACGATAAAGAAAGTTCCAACGTATGAATCGTTCGTTGAGGGCGGAAAAGAAGGGATTCAAATTGCGGTTTCCATTTTGCCGTTTATGGTTGGAATGCTTGTATCTATTTCTATTTTCCGGGCATCAGGTGCTTTAGATGCGATGATATCGGTAATGAAGCCGATGTTAGACCTTATTCATGTACCAGCCGAAATCGTTCCACTTGCACTTATACGTCCGATTTCGGGATCTGCTGGTTTAAGTATTACGACCGATTTAATCGCTACATATGGGCCAGACTCGTTTATTGGTAGGTTAGCTTCAACGATGCAAGGTAGCACAGATACGACTTTTTATATATTAACAGTATACTTTGGGGCTGTCGGTATTAGAAAAATGGGAGATGCATTAAAGGTAGGACTTTTTGCAGATTTAATCGGAATTATTTGTTCGATTGTGTTTGTTTCCCTATTGTTTCGGTAA
- the resC gene encoding cytochrome c biogenesis protein ResC, which translates to MVQISSNFLFAAFILYLIATLFFGGAIKEKGHKWANIGITIAILGFIAQIVYFVTRWIASGHAPVSNFFEFGTFFGMMLVGAFIIMYFVYRVSIIGLFALPVALLLIAYASMFPREISPLIPSLKSNWLHIHVTTAAAGQAILAISFITGVMYLLKNVDQSTRSKRTFWLETVVFTLVCTVGFIGVTTVFSSLKYESKFQWIDKNEQQVEMKYNLPALVGPHEGKLMTENKLEPAVEVPAIVNAKKLNTVIWSVLVGTLLYIVLRLILRKRVSAALQPLVKNTNSDLLDEIGYRSIAIGFPVFTLGALIFAMIWAQIAWTRFWGWDPKEVWALITWLFYAAVLHLRLSKGWHGEKSAWLAVIGFAIIMFNFIVVNLIIAGLHSYA; encoded by the coding sequence ATGGTACAAATAAGCAGTAATTTTCTGTTCGCCGCGTTTATCTTATATTTAATTGCAACTTTATTTTTTGGAGGAGCAATTAAAGAAAAAGGTCATAAGTGGGCAAATATAGGTATAACTATAGCAATTTTAGGATTTATTGCGCAAATAGTATATTTTGTTACAAGATGGATTGCATCAGGACATGCACCAGTTAGTAACTTTTTTGAATTTGGTACATTTTTCGGCATGATGCTTGTGGGAGCTTTTATCATTATGTACTTTGTATACCGTGTAAGTATTATTGGTTTATTTGCTTTACCGGTAGCTCTTTTATTAATTGCTTATGCAAGTATGTTCCCGAGAGAAATTTCACCGCTTATCCCATCTTTAAAGAGTAATTGGCTACATATTCATGTAACGACAGCGGCAGCGGGACAAGCAATATTAGCAATTAGTTTTATTACAGGCGTAATGTATTTACTGAAAAATGTAGATCAATCAACAAGAAGTAAGCGTACATTTTGGTTAGAGACGGTGGTTTTCACACTTGTTTGTACAGTTGGATTTATTGGAGTAACAACTGTCTTTTCTAGTTTGAAATACGAATCGAAGTTTCAATGGATTGATAAAAATGAACAACAAGTTGAGATGAAGTATAATCTCCCTGCTTTAGTTGGACCGCATGAAGGGAAGTTAATGACAGAAAATAAATTAGAACCGGCGGTTGAAGTCCCAGCGATTGTAAATGCAAAAAAATTAAATACTGTTATTTGGTCAGTGTTAGTCGGAACACTACTTTATATTGTATTAAGACTTATTTTACGTAAGCGAGTGTCAGCGGCACTTCAGCCGTTAGTAAAGAATACGAATAGTGATTTATTAGATGAAATAGGATATCGTTCTATTGCGATAGGATTCCCAGTGTTTACATTAGGAGCGTTAATCTTTGCTATGATCTGGGCCCAAATTGCTTGGACGCGCTTTTGGGGCTGGGATCCAAAAGAAGTTTGGGCGCTTATTACTTGGCTCTTTTATGCTGCGGTATTACATTTACGCTTATCTAAAGGATGGCATGGAGAAAAATCCGCCTGGCTTGCAGTAATTGGTTTTGCAATCATTATGTTTAACTTTATTGTAGTAAACTTAATTATCGCGGGTTTACATTCATATGCATAG
- the rluB gene encoding 23S rRNA pseudouridine(2605) synthase RluB — protein sequence MERLQKVIAQAGIASRRKAEELIQQGKVKVNGKIVKELGTKVTPQDKVEVNNIPLEKEEPVYFLLYKPTGVISSVSDDKGRNVVTDFFPEIRQRLFPIGRLDYDTSGVLLMTNDGEFANVLMHPRYKVEKTYVAKIKGPLTGEKIRMLERGVALEDGKTAPAQVKIISWDKRKEMAIVQLTIHEGRNRQVRRMFEALDCKVMKLKRERYAFLEVGSLRPGDARELTPHEVKQLRALASTKPR from the coding sequence ATGGAACGATTACAAAAAGTGATTGCGCAAGCAGGTATTGCATCGAGAAGAAAGGCTGAGGAATTAATTCAGCAAGGGAAAGTGAAAGTTAATGGGAAAATAGTGAAGGAGTTAGGAACAAAAGTAACTCCTCAAGATAAAGTGGAAGTAAATAACATCCCTCTTGAAAAAGAAGAACCTGTTTATTTTTTACTATATAAACCAACTGGTGTAATTTCAAGTGTATCAGATGATAAAGGAAGAAATGTTGTAACAGACTTTTTCCCTGAAATTAGACAACGTTTATTCCCAATCGGACGCTTAGATTATGATACGTCTGGCGTATTATTGATGACAAATGATGGTGAATTTGCAAATGTATTAATGCATCCGAGATATAAAGTTGAAAAAACGTATGTTGCGAAAATTAAAGGGCCATTAACAGGTGAGAAAATTCGCATGTTAGAACGAGGTGTTGCATTAGAAGATGGGAAAACAGCACCAGCACAAGTGAAAATTATTTCTTGGGACAAGCGTAAAGAGATGGCGATTGTACAATTAACGATTCATGAAGGACGTAACCGTCAAGTACGCCGCATGTTTGAAGCGTTAGATTGTAAAGTAATGAAATTAAAACGTGAACGTTATGCCTTTTTAGAAGTGGGTAGCTTGCGTCCTGGTGATGCAAGAGAATTGACACCACATGAGGTGAAACAATTACGTGCATTGGCTTCTACAAAGCCTCGCTAA